In one Campylobacter insulaenigrae NCTC 12927 genomic region, the following are encoded:
- a CDS encoding complex I subunit 4 family protein has protein sequence MLNSLIFFPFFAACIALFLKKDESKIFAILVSFFILVLNLFLLYKYQDGIAYEFGFSFLIMNYHIGVNAIALYLMLLCSLMIFLSFVCLKIQDKSIVISIFILEFCMMGLFASLDAILFYIFWEFSLIPLIYLIGRYSSNYQAGIKFFIYAFCGSMLMLLAILYIGYLYFQSFGYWSFDLIEWYKSDFFIPEYAQNLIFLGFFIAFAIKSPLFPFHTWAPSVYAKSPTLVSVMLVSFKMAPFGIITFILPLTPDVLNHYHFILVVLCIVGILYAALIAFKTKDLKELIAYSSISHLAVVILGIITVTHNGLNGAIFYMFAHGIVTGGLFLAAYMLYQRYYTYEIDFYKNLAKKSPLYSLFFGILMLSSISLPLSISFVGEFLILQGIAGISLWYALLAGIVIILGAIYMLNIYRNMFFSPQIQEDKVEFKLSKSEIFVLILLSVIIICFGIAPSFILEQISDNVNVIFETMQMKNNILENQKIIDSVRGL, from the coding sequence ATGTTAAATTCGTTGATATTTTTTCCATTTTTTGCTGCTTGCATAGCATTGTTTTTGAAAAAAGATGAAAGTAAAATCTTTGCTATATTAGTAAGTTTTTTTATTCTTGTGTTGAATTTATTTTTGCTTTACAAATATCAAGATGGAATAGCTTATGAATTTGGTTTTTCTTTTTTGATTATGAATTACCACATAGGCGTAAATGCTATAGCGTTATATTTGATGTTACTTTGTTCTTTAATGATTTTTTTATCATTTGTATGTTTGAAAATTCAAGATAAAAGTATAGTGATTAGTATATTTATACTGGAATTTTGTATGATGGGGCTTTTTGCTTCCTTAGACGCTATTTTATTCTATATTTTTTGGGAATTTTCGTTGATACCATTGATTTATCTTATAGGAAGGTATTCTAGTAACTATCAAGCAGGAATTAAGTTTTTTATTTATGCATTTTGTGGTTCAATGTTGATGCTTTTAGCTATCCTGTATATAGGATATTTATATTTTCAAAGTTTTGGTTATTGGAGTTTTGATTTGATTGAGTGGTATAAGAGTGATTTTTTTATACCTGAATATGCGCAAAATTTGATTTTTTTAGGATTTTTCATAGCATTTGCTATTAAGAGTCCTTTATTTCCTTTTCATACTTGGGCGCCATCAGTATATGCTAAAAGCCCTACTTTAGTTTCTGTAATGTTAGTTAGTTTTAAAATGGCACCTTTTGGTATAATAACGTTTATTTTACCTTTAACTCCAGATGTTTTAAATCATTATCATTTTATTTTAGTTGTTTTGTGTATTGTAGGTATTTTATATGCAGCATTAATAGCGTTTAAAACGAAAGATTTAAAAGAGTTGATAGCGTATAGTTCTATTTCGCATTTGGCAGTTGTGATTTTGGGTATTATTACCGTTACTCACAATGGACTAAACGGTGCTATATTTTATATGTTTGCTCATGGAATTGTTACAGGTGGTTTATTTTTAGCTGCGTATATGTTATATCAAAGATATTACACTTATGAAATTGATTTTTATAAGAATTTAGCTAAAAAATCTCCTTTGTATAGTCTATTTTTTGGAATTTTAATGCTTTCATCAATTTCTTTACCATTAAGTATTTCTTTTGTTGGGGAATTTTTGATTTTACAGGGTATTGCTGGAATTAGTTTATGGTATGCACTTTTAGCAGGTATTGTGATTATATTAGGTGCTATTTATATGTTAAATATTTATAGAAATATGTTTTTTTCCCCACAAATTCAAGAGGATAAAGTAGAATTTAAGCTCAGTAAAAGTGAAATTTTTGTTTTAATTTTATTGAGTGTAATTATAATTTGTTTTGGTATTGCACCTAGTTTTATACTTGAACAAATTTCGGATAATGTAAATGTTATTTTTGAGACGATGCAAATGAAAAATAATATTTTAGAAAATCAAAAAATTATAGATAGTGTAAGAGGTTTATGA
- the nuoL gene encoding NADH-quinone oxidoreductase subunit L — protein MQNLALISLFTPLISALILGIFAFKPKNFFLGYLAFILVLVSAVSSIYLLINNAHFDFALGTWISLVDVKFGFKIDTITLTMMCVVGVVSACVHLYSIFYMEKDEGFNRYFSYLGFFVFSMMFLVMSDNFLGLFIGWEGVGVCSWLLIGFWFHNEKYTFAANEAFIMNRIADLALLLGIFLIYLEFGTLKYDDVFNLITSNYENNKILTLIAILLFIGAMGKSAQFPFHTWLADAMAGPTPVSALIHAATMVTAGVYLVIRAGELYLQVSEVGYFIALLGAFVTLFAASMAMVAKDLKRIIAYSTLSQLGYMFVAAGLGAYAIALFHLVTHAFFKSLLFLGAGNVMHAMNDKLDISKMGGLYKSMRFSAILMLIGSLALAGIYPFAGFFSKDLILGFSFISHHHGIFLVLLISAFMTAFYSFRLLMLVFFTPQRHEEHPHEASKIALLAMSPLALLAVVAGLFEHKFMDFISSDLALIQAQNFLVMQLAIAAAIFGVLLAIIAYWKDWFKPSLAKTSIYKILFNEYYIPRFYHRFLVQKYTLFCEFLRKNDKEVLDAIVNGVAQFLQVFAKDIAIKGDFSLILRISILAFICLFCLVLVV, from the coding sequence ATGCAAAATTTAGCTTTAATTTCGCTTTTTACACCTTTAATTTCTGCATTGATTTTAGGAATTTTTGCTTTTAAGCCTAAAAATTTTTTTTTAGGATATCTTGCCTTCATTTTAGTTTTAGTTTCTGCTGTTTCTTCAATTTATTTATTAATCAATAATGCTCATTTTGACTTTGCATTAGGCACTTGGATATCTTTAGTTGATGTTAAATTTGGTTTTAAAATCGATACTATTACTTTGACAATGATGTGTGTGGTGGGTGTAGTATCAGCTTGTGTGCATTTGTATAGTATATTTTATATGGAAAAAGATGAAGGATTTAATCGCTATTTTAGTTATCTTGGATTTTTTGTTTTTTCTATGATGTTTTTAGTAATGAGTGATAATTTTTTAGGATTATTTATAGGCTGGGAGGGAGTTGGAGTTTGCTCTTGGCTTTTAATAGGCTTTTGGTTTCATAATGAAAAGTATACTTTTGCGGCTAATGAAGCGTTTATAATGAATCGTATAGCGGATCTGGCTTTACTTTTGGGAATTTTTTTAATTTATTTAGAATTTGGTACCTTAAAATACGATGACGTGTTTAATTTAATAACGTCAAATTATGAAAATAATAAAATTCTGACTTTAATTGCTATCTTACTTTTTATAGGAGCTATGGGTAAGTCAGCACAATTTCCATTTCACACTTGGCTTGCTGATGCTATGGCGGGTCCAACACCCGTTTCGGCTCTAATTCATGCGGCTACTATGGTTACTGCTGGAGTATATTTGGTTATCCGTGCTGGTGAACTGTATTTACAAGTAAGTGAAGTTGGTTATTTTATAGCCTTATTAGGAGCTTTTGTGACATTATTTGCTGCTTCTATGGCTATGGTAGCTAAAGATTTAAAGAGAATTATAGCTTATTCTACCCTTTCACAACTTGGTTATATGTTTGTAGCAGCTGGTCTTGGAGCCTATGCGATAGCGTTATTTCATTTAGTAACTCATGCATTTTTTAAATCTTTATTGTTCTTGGGTGCAGGAAATGTAATGCATGCTATGAATGATAAGCTTGATATTAGTAAAATGGGTGGACTTTATAAAAGTATGCGTTTTAGTGCTATTTTGATGCTCATAGGCTCTTTAGCTTTAGCTGGAATTTATCCTTTTGCTGGATTTTTTTCTAAAGACTTAATTTTAGGCTTTTCTTTTATAAGCCATCACCACGGAATATTTTTGGTATTGTTAATTTCAGCTTTTATGACAGCATTTTATAGCTTTAGACTTTTGATGCTTGTTTTCTTTACTCCACAACGACACGAAGAACACCCTCATGAAGCTAGTAAAATAGCATTGTTAGCTATGAGTCCACTTGCTTTACTTGCTGTTGTAGCTGGTTTATTTGAGCATAAATTTATGGATTTTATAAGTTCAGATTTGGCTTTGATTCAAGCACAAAATTTCTTAGTGATGCAACTTGCTATTGCAGCGGCTATTTTTGGAGTGTTATTAGCTATTATTGCTTATTGGAAAGATTGGTTTAAGCCTTCACTAGCTAAAACAAGTATATATAAGATTTTATTTAATGAATATTATATCCCGAGATTTTATCATCGATTTTTAGTTCAAAAATATACTTTATTTTGTGAATTTTTAAGAAAGAATGATAAAGAAGTGTTAGATGCTATTGTAAATGGTGTAGCTCAATTTTTACAAGTATTTGCAAAAGATATAGCAATTAAAGGAGATTTCTCTTTGATTTTGAGAATTTCTATCTTGGCATTTATTTGTTTATTTTGTCTAGTATTGGTGGTGTAA
- the nuoK gene encoding NADH-quinone oxidoreductase subunit NuoK: protein MFEKYYIVAILMFVIGLIGIVKRQNLIMLFISSEILLNAANLALVTAGAFHNDIEGQIFALFIMGIAACEVAVGIALCVLWYRKTQTLQLSSLVEKGDDKCKI from the coding sequence ATGTTTGAAAAATATTATATAGTTGCCATTTTAATGTTTGTTATAGGTTTAATAGGGATTGTAAAACGCCAAAATTTAATCATGCTTTTTATATCTAGTGAGATTTTGCTTAATGCAGCTAATTTAGCCTTGGTAACAGCTGGTGCTTTTCATAATGATATTGAAGGACAAATTTTTGCTTTGTTTATAATGGGCATAGCAGCTTGCGAAGTTGCTGTTGGAATTGCACTTTGTGTATTATGGTATAGGAAGACACAGACTCTTCAATTAAGCTCTTTAGTAGAAAAAGGAGATGATAAATGCAAAATTTAG
- a CDS encoding NADH-quinone oxidoreductase subunit J, translated as MFETLAFYILSILVLGFFLVSVLSTSMLYAISSLAAAMIFLSGFYFLLNAEFIGVIQIIVYSGAILGLYSFAMMFFDASSKVKEKIKDKKIFVIVIFSTFLFIAVILGHNMDNTKQDIAYDLTSIQQIGLALFTKYMLAFEFMAVLLLIALICAIVLTQKNTQKDEQ; from the coding sequence ATGTTTGAAACATTGGCCTTTTATATATTGAGTATATTGGTATTGGGATTTTTTTTAGTAAGTGTATTAAGTACTAGCATGCTTTATGCTATTAGTTCTTTGGCAGCTGCTATGATTTTTTTAAGTGGATTTTATTTTTTGTTAAATGCTGAATTTATTGGAGTGATACAAATTATTGTCTATAGTGGTGCTATTTTAGGTCTTTATAGCTTTGCTATGATGTTTTTTGATGCTTCTTCTAAAGTTAAAGAAAAAATAAAAGATAAGAAAATTTTTGTTATCGTTATTTTTAGTACTTTCTTGTTTATAGCCGTTATTTTGGGCCATAATATGGACAATACTAAGCAAGATATTGCTTATGATCTTACATCTATACAACAAATCGGCTTAGCACTATTTACTAAATATATGTTGGCTTTTGAATTTATGGCTGTCTTATTGTTAATTGCATTAATTTGTGCCATTGTTCTAACACAAAAAAATACACAAAAGGATGAGCAATGA
- the nuoI gene encoding NADH-quinone oxidoreductase subunit NuoI: MKKGYFKIDFERKNPQSAYEKFIQVVKRSLNTELFVGLYVVLREMLKRNNSATIKYPMEKVALDDRYRAVHRLMRFIESENECCIGCGLCEKICISNCIRMETSLAEDGRKKVENYSINLGRCIYCGFCADVCPELAIVHGKEYENAAEQRSYFGQKQDFLTPIDELKNQVVFQGSGSLRQDADDLVKKTPNYYDVDLQRKNTKEENV; the protein is encoded by the coding sequence ATGAAAAAAGGTTATTTTAAAATAGACTTTGAGCGTAAAAATCCTCAAAGTGCTTATGAAAAATTTATACAAGTTGTAAAGAGATCTTTAAATACTGAACTTTTTGTTGGCTTATATGTGGTTTTGAGAGAAATGTTAAAGAGAAATAATAGTGCGACAATTAAATATCCTATGGAAAAAGTTGCTCTAGATGATCGATATCGTGCGGTACATCGTTTAATGCGTTTTATAGAAAGTGAAAATGAGTGTTGTATAGGATGCGGTTTATGTGAAAAAATTTGCATCAGCAATTGTATAAGAATGGAAACATCTTTAGCAGAAGATGGGCGTAAAAAAGTAGAAAATTATAGTATTAATTTAGGGCGTTGTATCTATTGTGGTTTTTGTGCTGATGTTTGTCCTGAACTTGCTATAGTTCATGGAAAAGAGTATGAAAATGCAGCAGAACAAAGATCATATTTTGGACAAAAACAAGATTTTTTAACTCCTATTGATGAATTGAAAAATCAAGTAGTATTTCAAGGTAGTGGTAGCTTAAGACAAGATGCAGATGATTTAGTCAAGAAAACTCCAAATTATTATGATGTAGATTTGCAAAGAAAAAATACAAAGGAAGAAAATGTTTGA
- the nuoH gene encoding NADH-quinone oxidoreductase subunit NuoH, producing the protein MSDLTFFIIETVIKCILVIAVFATLAGIATYLERKVLAFFHRRLGPDMVGPFGLIQVVADMIKLFTKEDIVPTHAQKIVFLIAPLIAAICSFVAIAAIPIFPEFTLFGRVIRPIIADINVALLFVVGMGGISFYAIFLGGLASHNKWSLLGGVRGLVSIISYESVAGLSLVCVVMLVGSLSLIDINNYQSNGLLSWLIFKQPLAFVLFVIAIFIETNRTPLCLSENETELVSGYGTEYSGLRWGMFFIGEYTAMITGAIMISLLFLGGFNDFWIIPGAIMMLLKVSFVFFWYFWARGAFPQLRPDQVMRMCYLILIPLAVLNLLVSALVLII; encoded by the coding sequence ATGAGTGATCTTACATTTTTTATCATAGAAACTGTCATTAAGTGTATTCTTGTTATAGCTGTTTTTGCAACTTTGGCTGGCATTGCAACTTACCTTGAAAGAAAGGTTTTAGCATTTTTTCACCGTCGTTTAGGTCCTGATATGGTTGGACCTTTTGGTTTGATTCAAGTTGTTGCTGATATGATCAAACTTTTTACAAAAGAAGATATTGTGCCAACTCATGCACAAAAAATAGTGTTTTTAATTGCTCCTTTGATTGCAGCCATTTGCTCTTTTGTGGCTATTGCTGCTATACCTATTTTTCCAGAATTTACTTTATTTGGGAGAGTGATTCGCCCTATTATAGCTGATATCAATGTAGCTTTATTATTTGTTGTAGGTATGGGCGGAATCAGTTTTTATGCTATTTTTTTAGGTGGTTTGGCAAGTCACAATAAATGGTCTTTATTGGGTGGAGTTAGAGGTTTAGTTTCTATAATTTCTTATGAAAGCGTTGCAGGGCTTTCATTGGTGTGTGTGGTGATGTTAGTAGGATCTTTATCCTTAATAGATATTAATAACTATCAAAGCAATGGCTTGTTGTCATGGCTTATTTTTAAACAACCTTTAGCTTTTGTTTTATTTGTTATAGCTATTTTCATAGAAACTAATAGAACTCCGCTTTGTTTAAGTGAAAATGAAACCGAGCTTGTTTCTGGTTATGGTACGGAGTACTCAGGGCTTAGATGGGGTATGTTTTTTATAGGCGAATATACTGCCATGATAACTGGTGCTATTATGATATCTCTTTTATTTTTAGGTGGTTTTAATGATTTTTGGATCATACCTGGTGCTATTATGATGCTTTTAAAAGTATCTTTTGTATTTTTCTGGTATTTTTGGGCTAGGGGAGCTTTTCCTCAATTACGTCCTGATCAAGTTATGAGAATGTGTTATTTGATATTAATACCTCTAGCAGTTTTAAATTTATTAGTTAGTGCTTTGGTGCTTATTATATAG
- a CDS encoding NADH-quinone oxidoreductase subunit G → MKVIINGIECEANENEYILNVARKNDIFIPAICYLNGCSPTLACRMCMVEADGKKVYSCNTKVKEGMVVESDLSNLWDERNAIMQAYCINHPLQCGVCDKSGECELQNFTHKARVNVQNYWIKDTHKEHKKWGEINYDPALCIVCERCITVCKDKIGESALKTIPRGSDAPDASFKESMSKDALAIWTKFQKSLIAPSSGDMLNCSFCGECTSVCPTGALVGASFQYTSNAWELKRIPASNPHSSDCELMYYDIKQTSINNQKEKIYRVSNDFAFATLNKAARYGFNIQNEVENKDQIAFEKLVNMIRDEEIKNIKFNSFITNEEALILQNISNKFNLNLINNEAKSFQDFLNVFYHEIGDMYNANSDDVIQSDFLIIAGSFLRYDSPTLSYKINNALVMNKGAALYFHPIKDKGVDKYSKNLLQINHNYQDNENILLFLLQKFAKDLPQDLKNLLENAYYQDNKEIEETITEEIIEKIESQDDNGNVVIEEIKKQIPKKVTKTIEVKRSNYAKILGLNEDNLENLLTKKQKFTLVIGSDFYYDEKNLQLAKLCALIQKHTDFKVFLIPTCTNTLGVSLICDLQDTYKEGKTLGYNEVGDFSFSYEGHYDLASSSLNQQEGTFVNYDKRVVPTNAAVEFKGYFLNDLANALGFDKEYTIDYTKYLPQEKGFKDICFDDLENYYDNGGKNHRGYELDFSNLNLEKKVLQTKHSFCEEGNLDLYFANPIHQFGKLSNKAFNEVGVLFLSADLMEKFGLAQNESVILKNQYIQLALSVKTDEHLENAAYLGDYDCKINTQDLFKNSRYIRLWLEKTGVKI, encoded by the coding sequence ATGAAAGTCATCATCAATGGTATAGAATGTGAAGCAAATGAAAACGAGTATATCTTAAATGTAGCTAGAAAAAATGATATATTTATCCCAGCAATTTGTTATCTTAATGGTTGTTCTCCTACTTTGGCCTGTCGTATGTGTATGGTAGAAGCAGATGGTAAAAAAGTATATTCTTGTAATACTAAAGTTAAAGAAGGTATGGTTGTAGAGAGTGATTTGTCGAATTTATGGGATGAGCGTAATGCTATTATGCAAGCTTATTGTATTAATCACCCATTACAATGTGGAGTTTGTGATAAATCAGGAGAATGTGAGCTTCAAAATTTTACGCATAAAGCTAGGGTTAATGTACAAAATTATTGGATTAAAGACACGCATAAAGAACATAAAAAATGGGGTGAAATTAATTATGATCCTGCGCTTTGTATAGTTTGCGAAAGATGTATAACAGTATGTAAAGATAAAATAGGAGAAAGCGCTTTGAAAACTATTCCTAGGGGTTCTGATGCTCCTGATGCGAGTTTCAAAGAAAGTATGAGTAAAGATGCTCTTGCTATTTGGACTAAATTTCAAAAAAGTTTAATAGCTCCAAGTAGTGGAGATATGCTTAATTGCTCTTTTTGTGGGGAATGCACTAGTGTTTGTCCAACCGGAGCTTTGGTAGGTGCTTCTTTTCAATATACCTCAAATGCTTGGGAATTAAAAAGAATTCCAGCAAGTAACCCACATTCTAGCGATTGTGAGTTAATGTACTATGATATCAAACAAACAAGCATTAATAATCAAAAAGAAAAAATTTATAGAGTAAGTAATGACTTTGCATTTGCAACACTTAATAAAGCAGCAAGATACGGCTTTAATATTCAAAATGAAGTAGAAAATAAAGATCAAATAGCTTTTGAAAAATTAGTAAATATGATTAGAGATGAAGAGATAAAAAATATTAAATTTAACAGTTTTATTACAAATGAAGAAGCTCTAATTTTGCAAAATATAAGTAATAAATTCAATTTAAATTTAATTAACAATGAAGCAAAATCCTTTCAAGATTTTTTGAATGTATTTTATCATGAAATAGGTGATATGTATAATGCAAATAGTGATGATGTTATACAAAGTGATTTTTTAATTATTGCAGGTTCATTTTTAAGATATGATTCTCCAACTCTTAGTTATAAAATCAATAATGCTTTGGTTATGAATAAGGGAGCAGCTTTATATTTTCATCCTATAAAAGATAAAGGAGTAGATAAATATTCTAAAAATCTTTTGCAAATTAATCATAATTATCAAGATAATGAAAATATTTTGCTTTTTCTTTTGCAAAAATTTGCGAAAGATCTTCCACAAGATTTAAAAAATCTACTCGAAAATGCTTATTATCAAGATAATAAAGAAATTGAAGAAACCATTACAGAGGAAATTATTGAAAAGATTGAAAGTCAAGATGATAATGGTAATGTTGTTATTGAAGAAATAAAAAAACAAATTCCTAAAAAAGTTACAAAAACTATAGAAGTAAAACGATCAAATTATGCAAAAATTCTTGGTTTAAATGAGGATAATTTAGAAAATTTATTGACTAAAAAGCAAAAATTTACTTTGGTTATTGGAAGTGATTTTTACTATGATGAAAAGAATTTACAATTAGCAAAATTATGTGCTTTAATACAAAAACATACTGATTTTAAAGTATTTTTAATACCAACTTGCACTAATACTTTAGGTGTGAGTTTGATTTGCGATTTACAAGATACTTACAAAGAAGGTAAAACACTTGGTTATAACGAAGTAGGAGATTTTTCTTTTTCATATGAAGGTCATTATGATCTTGCAAGTTCGAGTTTAAATCAGCAAGAAGGTACTTTTGTTAATTATGACAAAAGAGTAGTTCCTACCAATGCAGCCGTAGAATTTAAAGGTTATTTTTTAAATGATTTAGCTAATGCTTTAGGTTTTGATAAAGAATATACTATAGATTATACTAAATACTTACCTCAAGAAAAAGGTTTCAAAGACATTTGTTTCGATGATTTAGAAAATTATTATGATAATGGTGGAAAGAATCATAGAGGCTATGAACTTGATTTTTCAAATTTAAATTTAGAAAAAAAAGTGTTGCAAACAAAACATAGTTTTTGCGAAGAAGGGAATTTGGATTTATATTTTGCAAATCCTATTCATCAATTTGGAAAACTGAGCAATAAAGCTTTTAATGAAGTTGGGGTATTATTTTTATCAGCTGATTTGATGGAAAAATTTGGTTTGGCTCAAAATGAAAGTGTAATTTTAAAGAATCAATATATACAACTTGCTTTAAGTGTAAAAACTGATGAACATCTAGAAAATGCTGCTTATTTGGGTGATTATGATTGTAAAATAAATACTCAAGACTTATTTAAAAATTCACGTTATATTAGACTTTGGCTTGAAAAAACAGGAGTAAAAATATGA
- a CDS encoding NADH-ubiquinone oxidoreductase subunit E family protein, producing MRRVDLRKSKDLFFDLKMIIEKAYNGEVLVVLFEIGDFSNVEKSFAFVKEQNCELLNSLKFNQADWTIVLKKVGECN from the coding sequence ATGAGACGCGTGGATTTGAGAAAAAGTAAAGATTTATTTTTTGATCTTAAGATGATTATTGAAAAAGCTTACAATGGCGAAGTTTTAGTTGTTTTATTTGAAATAGGGGATTTTTCTAATGTAGAAAAAAGTTTTGCTTTTGTAAAAGAACAAAATTGTGAACTTTTAAATTCTTTGAAATTTAATCAAGCAGATTGGACCATAGTTTTAAAAAAGGTTGGTGAATGCAATTAG
- the nuoD gene encoding NADH dehydrogenase (quinone) subunit D gives MQISTKLKPYYENISFEREDGTMIVNLGPQHPSAHGNLRLILELDGEEITKASPCIGYMHRGMEKMAENMIYQEFIPTTDRMDYIAASANNYAYVAAVEKLCGLEIPRRASVIRMILLELNRIASHLLWLATHALDIGAMTVFLYCFREREYVLDLIEKYCGARLTHSSMRIGGVMLDLPDGFLEELLAFCNKFPNDIKDYEALLDDNRIWRARTENVGVVSKEQALSWGCSGVMLRGSGIAYDVRKEEPYLLYEEIDFQVPVAKMGDSYARYKVYMQEFRESLKILIQCATLYKDTPPQILCDHPEYVSASKEQIMTQNYSLMQHFVLVTQGLKPPKGEVYVPTESPKGELGFFIHSDGSGRPYRLRARTPSFFHCAFLEEMLVGSYLADAVAILGSINIVLGEIDR, from the coding sequence ATGCAAATTTCTACTAAATTAAAACCTTATTATGAAAACATAAGTTTTGAACGAGAAGATGGCACCATGATAGTAAATCTTGGACCCCAACATCCAAGTGCTCACGGAAATTTACGTCTCATTTTAGAACTTGATGGAGAAGAGATTACTAAAGCTAGTCCTTGTATAGGCTATATGCATCGCGGTATGGAAAAAATGGCTGAAAATATGATTTATCAGGAATTTATACCAACTACTGATAGAATGGACTATATTGCTGCAAGTGCAAATAATTATGCTTATGTAGCTGCCGTTGAAAAGCTTTGTGGCCTAGAAATACCTCGTAGAGCAAGTGTGATAAGAATGATATTGCTTGAGTTAAATCGCATTGCTTCACATTTATTGTGGTTGGCGACTCATGCGTTAGATATTGGAGCAATGACTGTATTTTTATATTGTTTTAGAGAGCGTGAATATGTACTTGATTTAATAGAAAAATATTGTGGAGCGAGACTAACTCATTCTTCTATGAGGATTGGCGGAGTAATGCTTGATTTACCTGATGGTTTTTTAGAAGAACTTTTGGCATTTTGTAATAAGTTTCCAAATGATATTAAAGATTATGAAGCCTTGCTTGATGATAATAGAATTTGGCGTGCAAGGACTGAAAACGTAGGTGTTGTAAGCAAAGAACAAGCGTTGAGCTGGGGATGTAGCGGAGTTATGTTAAGAGGAAGTGGGATAGCCTATGATGTAAGAAAAGAAGAACCTTATTTGCTTTATGAAGAGATAGATTTTCAAGTGCCTGTTGCAAAAATGGGTGATTCTTATGCTAGATATAAGGTTTATATGCAAGAATTTAGAGAAAGTTTAAAAATTCTTATTCAATGTGCTACTTTATATAAAGATACTCCTCCTCAAATTCTATGTGATCATCCTGAGTATGTAAGTGCATCAAAAGAACAAATTATGACTCAAAATTATTCTTTGATGCAACATTTTGTTTTAGTAACTCAGGGATTAAAGCCACCAAAAGGTGAAGTTTATGTACCAACTGAAAGTCCAAAAGGCGAACTTGGATTTTTTATTCATTCAGATGGAAGCGGTAGACCTTATAGATTAAGAGCTAGAACTCCTAGCTTCTTTCATTGTGCTTTTTTAGAAGAAATGCTTGTAGGATCGTATCTAGCAGATGCTGTGGCGATTTTAGGAAGTATAAATATCGTTTTAGGTGAGATAGATCGATGA
- a CDS encoding NADH-quinone oxidoreductase subunit C: MMRKYSDKKNVQLKNYYEDRFYHALQTKKVSIEGSLFEDDFRAISQKFNIKKSFIELDFWVIEIEKDDNVEILKELKNLGYEVFTDASAIDFIEQKKGFEIYYQLLNIERNLRVRIKTFVAVKDKLQSVMSVFKGANWCEREIYDMFGIFIINHANLKRILMPDDWYGHPFLKTYPLEGDEFAKWYEIDKIFGKEYREVVGEENRDPGFVNEKDTLNFSRVYHEVAKGEAPREDKHLQEYQEEGGVPFVKKIKRSEAKILNKRR; encoded by the coding sequence ATAATGAGAAAATATAGTGATAAGAAAAATGTTCAGTTAAAAAACTATTATGAAGATAGATTTTATCATGCTCTTCAAACTAAAAAAGTAAGTATAGAAGGTAGTTTATTTGAAGATGATTTTCGTGCAATTTCACAAAAGTTTAATATAAAAAAATCCTTTATAGAGCTTGATTTTTGGGTGATTGAGATAGAAAAAGATGATAATGTTGAGATTTTGAAAGAACTTAAAAATTTAGGATATGAAGTATTTACTGATGCGAGTGCTATCGATTTTATAGAACAAAAAAAAGGTTTTGAAATATATTATCAACTTTTAAATATAGAAAGAAATCTTAGAGTAAGAATTAAAACTTTTGTTGCTGTAAAGGATAAACTCCAAAGTGTTATGAGTGTATTTAAGGGAGCAAATTGGTGTGAAAGAGAAATTTATGATATGTTTGGAATTTTTATCATCAATCATGCTAATTTGAAAAGAATTTTAATGCCAGATGATTGGTATGGTCATCCATTTTTGAAAACTTATCCTTTAGAAGGAGATGAATTTGCTAAATGGTATGAAATAGATAAAATTTTTGGTAAAGAATATAGAGAAGTTGTCGGTGAAGAAAACAGAGATCCCGGTTTTGTAAATGAAAAAGATACCTTAAACTTTAGTAGAGTTTATCATGAAGTAGCCAAAGGTGAAGCCCCAAGAGAAGATAAGCATTTGCAAGAATATCAAGAAGAAGGTGGAGTGCCTTTTGTGAAAAAGATTAAAAGAAGTGAAGCTAAAATTTTAAATAAGAGAAGATAA